CTGGTCGAGGCTGGCCTGCATGTCGGCGACCTCGATGTAGAAGGTGACATATGGCTTCATGTTCGGCGGGGTCGAGCCAACGCCGCCGCCGATGGCGTTGCGTTCGGCGCCGGCCTGGACCATGCCGTAGTCGGGGCCGCCCTCCCAGAGCTGGAATTGCCAGCCGAAGAGCTTGCTGTAGAAGTCGCGTAGGGCCGGGCCGTTCGCGCCGGCGATCTCGAAGTGGACGACGGGGTTCTTTGCCATGGTGATCCTTTCGTGAGGGTTGCGATGAGGGGTCAGGCCGTGCGGGCCGGTTCGCGGCGCGGGTCAATCGCGCCGATACCGCAGCCGGAAGCGGCGCACCGGCGGGGTCTCGTCGTCGAAGGTGTCCAGCGCGTCGCGCTCGCTGAGGCCCGCCGCTTCGAGGCGGCGCAGCTCGGCGCGGGTGAGCGGATAGGGCGGGCCGGACGCCGGCGCCGCCTCGGGATCCCGGCCGCGACAGATCACGAGCAGCTCGCCGCCGGGTGCGACCAGCGCCGCCACGCGATCCATGGCCTCGGGCCGGATCGTCGCCGGCAGCGACTGCAGCGTGTAGATCTCCACGACGAGATCGAAGGCGCCGCGCCAGGTGTCGGGCAGCGTGAAGAGATCGGCGACATGGTAGTCGACGCGGCTCGCCGCGAAGCACTCGCGGGTCCAGGCGATGGCCGTCGGCGAGAGATCGAAGGCCGTCACGATGAAGCCGAGCGCGGAGAGTGCCTCGGCGTCGTCGCCCAGGCCCGAGCCCACGACGATCGCCCGGCGGCCCTCGCCGCGAACGGCGGCCTCGTCGAGCCAGGCTGCAAGGAGCGGCTTGGGTCGGCTCTCGGCCCAGGGCACCTTGGCGGCGTCGCGGCCGGCGGTCCGATAGGTGGCATCGAAGCGCGCGAGTGCGCCGCGGTCGTCCTCGGTCACGGTGTCTCCTCGTCTTGCTGCGGCTGCGGGGAAGCGCTAGGATCGCAGCTCCCGGCTCACGATGCAAGGAGCGCCATGCACACGCCCGAAGGACTGCGCGATCTTCACGCGCCCACGCACCGCAAGCTCGCCGAGCTGATCGCGCACTGTGGAGCTCTCGATCCCGAATCGCTGAATCGGGTGCTGGAGGGCTTCGGCGACGGCACCGTGCGCCTGCAGCTCCACCACGCCGTCACCGCCGAGCGCTACTGGGTCGGCGTGATCCACGGCAAGAGCCGGGACGCCGAGGACGAGGCCGAGCACCCGGACATCGCCAGCCTCGAGGCGCTGCGCGCGCAGGTCTTCGCCGTCACGGACGGCTACCTGGCGGGCGTGTCTGCTGCGGAGCTCAACACGCCGCGGCCGATGACCACCTGGGACGGCAAGTCGCACGACCTTGCGCCCGCTCACGTCGTGCTGCGCACGGTGACGCACATCTACCATCACATGGGGCAGGTCGCGGCGATGTGCCGCTTGCTGGGGCATCCGGTGACGCAGGGGGTGAACTACCCGATCGTCGGCTAGAGCGGCCGCAGCTTCCGATGCGCGGTGACGGAGTAGCTGAGGCTCTCAAGGGCGATCGAGAGGTTCACGTTGCGCACGAAGACGTTCTCCACCTCGCGCAGCTTGATCGGCGAGAAGTTGAGGATGCCCTCCACGCCCGCGGCGACGAGCTGATCCGCCACGGCCTGCCCCGCGGCCGCCGGCACGGCGATGATGCCGATCCGCGCGTCGCGCTCGCTGACCAGGCGGCCCATCTGGGCCATCGGCAAGATCGGCACGCCTTCCCAGTGCTTGCCGATCAGCTCGGGGTTGCTGTCGAAGATCGCCGCGATGCTGAAGTTCCGCCGGCGGAACTCCTCGTAGTGGAAGAGCGCATGGCCGAGGTTGCCCGCGCCCACGAGCACGAGCCGCCAGGGCTGATCGATGCCGAGGATCTTCCCGATGCGCTCGCGCAGCCCCCGCACCGGATAGCCGAGCCCGCGCCGCCCGAAGCTGCCGAAGCTCGAGAAGTCCTTGCGCACCTGGGCGCTGGTGATGCCGTAGCGCTCCGCGAGCGTCTCGCTGGCGATGGTCTCGACGCCCTCGCGCTCCATCTCCTCGAGGATGCGGAAGTAGTTCGACAGGCGCCGCACGGTCGCCTCGCTGACGCCGCCGCCCCGGTGCATCGAGCCGCTGCTTTCGCCGCGCATGCTAGCTCTCCTCCGCGTCGTCGGTCTCGTCCTCCAGGCCTTCCTCGTCGTCCGCTTCGTCCTCGTCCTCGTCGAGTTCTGCCTCGTCGTCCTCCTCGGGCTCCGGCTCGGCCGGCGGCGGCGGCGCCGCGCTGACTGGCGGCTTCTCGGACTCGTCGGTGTCGCCAGCCTCGCGATCGCGCGGGATGAGCGCCACGCTGACCACCTTGTCGCCCTCGTCGAGCGCAACGATCTTCACGCCCTGCGTGTTGCGCCCGAAACTGCTGATGCCCGCCACGGTCTGACGGATCATGACGCCGCCCCGCGTGATGAGGATGATCTCGTCATCCGCGTGCACGCCGAGGGCGGCGATCACGGGGCCGTTGCGCTTGGTCGTTTTGATGTCGATGATGCCCAGTCCGCCGCGGCCCTTGGGCGGGTAGTCGGCCAGCGGCGTGCGCTTGCCGTAGCCGTTCTCCGTGATCGTGAGCAGGAACTCCTGCCCGCGCAGGATCACGGTGTCGGCAACGCGATCCTCCTCCCCGCGCAGGGTGACGCCGCGCACGCCCCGCGCACTGCGGCCCATCGGGCGCAGCCGGTCGGTCGAGAAGCGCGCCGAGCGCCCGCGGCTCTTGGCGATGATCAGCTCCTGGCCGGGCTCCACCATGGCCGCGCGCACGAGGGCGTCCCCCTCTTTCAGGCCCTGGGCGAGGATGCCGTCGCGCCGCCGCGTGACGAACTCGGCCAGCGGCGTGCGCTTGACGACGCCCCCGCGCGTGGCCATCAGCACCCAGCGGTCCTCGGCGCCGAAGTCCTCCACGCGCACGAAGTCGCAGGGCTTCTCCTCGGCCCGCAGGCTGAGCAGGTTGGCCAGCGCCTTGCCCCGACTGGTGCGCGCGCCCTCCGGCAGCTCCCAGACCTTCAGCTGGTAGACGCGGCCGAGGTTCGTGAAGACGAGCAGCGTGTCGAGCGTGGAGGCGACCATCACCGTCTCGATGAAGTCCTCCTCGCGCGACTCCATGCCCTTGACGCCGCGGCCGCCGCGGCGCTGGCGGCGATAGGTGTCCAGCGGCGTGCGCTTGGCGTAGCCGGCGTGACTGATCGTGATCACCATCGCCTCCTCGGCGATGAGATCCTCCACCTCGAAGTCGTCGAGGCTGTGGGCGATCTTCGTGCGGCGCGCGTCGCCGTACTTCTCCTTGATCTCGGCCAGCTCGTCCCGGATGAGGTCGAGCACGAGGTTGCGGTCGGCCAGGATCGCCTTGTAGCGCTCGATGTCGCGCTCGAGCTCGGCGAACTCGGCCTCGAGCTTGCTGCGCTCCAGGCCGGTGAGCCGCGCAAGGCGCATGTCGAGGATGGCGTTCGCCTGCAGTTCGCTCAGCGTGAAGCGTTCCATCAGCAGGCCGCGCGCCTCGTCGGTGTCGGCGCTGCCGCGGATCAGGCGCACCACTTCGTCGATGTTCGCCACCGCGACGAGGAGGCCCTGCAGGATGTGCGCGCGCTCCTCCGCCTTGCGCAGGTCGTGGCGCGTGCGGCGGATGACGACCTCCTCGCGGTGCGCGAGGAACTCGACCATCAGGTCCTTCAGGCCGCACTGCTTCGGCTGCATGCCAACCAGCGCCAGCATGTTCGCGCTGAAGGCCTGCTGCAGCGGCGTCAGCTTGTAGAGCTGGTTGAGGACGACCTGGCTCGGCGCTTCCTTCTTCAGCTCGACGACGATGCGCATGCCCTCGCGGTCCGACTCGTCCCGCAGGTCGGCGATGCCGGTGATCTTCTCGGCGTGCACCAGCTCGGCGATCTTCTCGATCAGGGCGGCCTTGTTCACCTGGTAGGGGATCTCGGTGATGATGATCGCGTCGCGCCCGCGCTTGTACTCGGGCTCGATCTCGGCGCGGCCGCGCACGAGAATGCGCCCGCGGCCGGTGCGGTAGGCCTCGCGGATTCCTTCCCGGCCGTGGATGATCCCGGCGGTCGGAAAGTCGGGCCCCTTGACGTGCTCCATCAGCTCGTCGACCGACAGCTCGGCGTCGTCCATGAGCGCGAGGAGGCCGTCGACCAGCTCGCCGAGATTGTGCGGCGGGATGTTCGTCGCCATGCCCACGGCGATGCCGCTG
This is a stretch of genomic DNA from bacterium. It encodes these proteins:
- a CDS encoding VOC family protein; the protein is MAKNPVVHFEIAGANGPALRDFYSKLFGWQFQLWEGGPDYGMVQAGAERNAIGGGVGSTPPNMKPYVTFYIEVADMQASLDQATKLGGKVVQPPMPIPGIGTSALFSDPEGNLIGLYKGLE
- a CDS encoding methyltransferase domain-containing protein, with amino-acid sequence MTEDDRGALARFDATYRTAGRDAAKVPWAESRPKPLLAAWLDEAAVRGEGRRAIVVGSGLGDDAEALSALGFIVTAFDLSPTAIAWTRECFAASRVDYHVADLFTLPDTWRGAFDLVVEIYTLQSLPATIRPEAMDRVAALVAPGGELLVICRGRDPEAAPASGPPYPLTRAELRRLEAAGLSERDALDTFDDETPPVRRFRLRYRRD
- a CDS encoding redox-sensing transcriptional repressor Rex; the protein is MHRGGGVSEATVRRLSNYFRILEEMEREGVETIASETLAERYGITSAQVRKDFSSFGSFGRRGLGYPVRGLRERIGKILGIDQPWRLVLVGAGNLGHALFHYEEFRRRNFSIAAIFDSNPELIGKHWEGVPILPMAQMGRLVSERDARIGIIAVPAAAGQAVADQLVAAGVEGILNFSPIKLREVENVFVRNVNLSIALESLSYSVTAHRKLRPL
- the gyrA gene encoding DNA gyrase subunit A — protein: MATGERIITVDIEREMKRSYLAYSMSVIISRAIPDARDGLKPVQRRILTAMNDLGLRPGRPYRKCAKITGDTTGNYHPHGTTAVYDALVRMAQDFSLRYPLVDGQGNFGSIDGDAAAAERYTEARMTAVAADLLRDLDKETVDLVPNYDDSRQMPGVLPSVVPNLLMNGTSGIAVGMATNIPPHNLGELVDGLLALMDDAELSVDELMEHVKGPDFPTAGIIHGREGIREAYRTGRGRILVRGRAEIEPEYKRGRDAIIITEIPYQVNKAALIEKIAELVHAEKITGIADLRDESDREGMRIVVELKKEAPSQVVLNQLYKLTPLQQAFSANMLALVGMQPKQCGLKDLMVEFLAHREEVVIRRTRHDLRKAEERAHILQGLLVAVANIDEVVRLIRGSADTDEARGLLMERFTLSELQANAILDMRLARLTGLERSKLEAEFAELERDIERYKAILADRNLVLDLIRDELAEIKEKYGDARRTKIAHSLDDFEVEDLIAEEAMVITISHAGYAKRTPLDTYRRQRRGGRGVKGMESREEDFIETVMVASTLDTLLVFTNLGRVYQLKVWELPEGARTSRGKALANLLSLRAEEKPCDFVRVEDFGAEDRWVLMATRGGVVKRTPLAEFVTRRRDGILAQGLKEGDALVRAAMVEPGQELIIAKSRGRSARFSTDRLRPMGRSARGVRGVTLRGEEDRVADTVILRGQEFLLTITENGYGKRTPLADYPPKGRGGLGIIDIKTTKRNGPVIAALGVHADDEIILITRGGVMIRQTVAGISSFGRNTQGVKIVALDEGDKVVSVALIPRDREAGDTDESEKPPVSAAPPPPAEPEPEEDDEAELDEDEDEADDEEGLEDETDDAEES